Proteins from one Mytilus galloprovincialis chromosome 11, xbMytGall1.hap1.1, whole genome shotgun sequence genomic window:
- the LOC143052189 gene encoding uncharacterized protein LOC143052189, with product MQEIQVFVSLYFIIVKLVLGLNLYERCTDNTQCPKSSACRPYDCQGYTCLCDEGFVATDDKTKCLKGRLIGDKCSFTDSICMSPFAFCLGHCECMGVFQPTEDGRCKLPGMGFTGDKCDELSPCHPPAACTDNKCVCEYPYRPLTNFEFWVDPMHPRQCVPESYSPGKCNGTDIVIPPALQPTTSSSTTTTTTTTTTTTTTVPSPTTEATTTTTTTRPTTTTEPPPSPTTSASTTTETTTTTTKPTTSTRPTTTTTKRPTTTTTTTKRPTTTTKRPTSTTKRQTTTKRPTTTTERPTTTTERPTTTTKRPSTTTKRPTTTTQRPKTNTKRPTTTTTNPITLTISTTGTSGYKSTTTDPSTTTADPKTTITGITTTTSEPSPILTKQNQIPVNSNLFNIEDKGLRNKSSFNEILHKSQQKKSHLNVTNNNDLSLTKLNTTNQLSGSSIPSSSSPLQSRVPTAVYNVKPESSEYIMPTLSYRSIPTSVMSDNIASTFTPSTDFLSDTRTISKIRHEPTLHSSTPFMSPGLKNSNIVTTTASSEVNSMHTSSLPYETIINTTSLPDVVSVENIHTNKSLEKKENPNSNSNFPTVPIFHIFSRTNDNKKIIQSENLLILKDTPAMEKTKFLMSGNTKSDIVSEEQKTTPVNIFSVNVATSVLTSELQPITTPHTTTTFQPITTKKTKPLPSHLFVPIRPIVPIAVTLFDIGRELYSSCTQHSQCPEHAQCRPNTCQGYMCLCEEGYIASEDRKFCLRAIRNGERCDPRTDKCLSKFSMCAGVCKCLEFFEHTRDGRCKLPNAGYLGDDCSKRGCQYPSKCVDGRCRCVHPFRKLSAEEFWISPQSTLQCRMHDYSLDKCNGSYIQVPRDLRPNITTLPQDTIVSKMTTDIPNVTPILPEADFPGEKPDKPEVIRSGVDQLILPISIVGVFLVNVIAAIIVLVCRRKRRSDRARNLDEAKKRKLVEEQKQKHRFKIPRPNVHPPEYSNIIDNSSSDSSTYYNYLNTGFSTFHEENDTYEEIDKKVLKGSL from the exons GTTTAAATTTATATGAAAGATGTACAGACAATACTCAATGTCCCAAAAGCTCAGCCTGCCGTCCATACGATTGTCAAGGATATACTTGTCTCTGTGATGAAGGATTTGTCGCCACTgatgacaaaacaaaatgtctgaaAG gaCGACTTATTGGAGATAAATGTAGCTTTACCGACAGCATATGCATGTCTCCTTTTGCTTTCTGTCTCGGTCACTGTGAATGCATGGGTGTTTTCCAGCCTACAGAAGATGGTCGATGTAAGCTTCCAGGAATGGGATTTACAGGTGACAAATGTGACGAGTTGTCTCCCTGTCATCCACCGGCTGCTTGCACAGACAACAAATGTGTCTGTGAATATCCATATCGTCCATTAACTAACTTTGAGTTTTGGGTCGACCCTATGCATCCACGGCAATGTGTACCAGAATCATACTCTCCAG GAAAATGTAATGGAACAGATATAGTAATACCTCCGGCTTTGCAGCCAACAACATCAtcatcaacaacaacaacaaccactactactactactactactactacagTACCATCACCAACTACGGAAGCTACTACAACCACGACGACGACTAGACCTACCACTACAACTGAACCACCACCATCACCAACAACTTCCGCCTCAACAACTACAGAGACCACTACAACAACAACCAAACCAACAACATCTACACGTCCTACAACAACAACTACTAAAAGACCAACAACTACAACGACAACGACGAAAAGACCAACAACAACGACGAAAAGACCAACGTCAAccacgaaaagacaaacaacgacGAAAAGACCAACAACAACGACGGAAAGGCCAACAACAACGACGGAAAGGCCAACAACAACAACCAAAAGACCATCAACAACGACGAAAAGGCCAACAACAACTACACAAAGACCAAAAACAAATACTAAAAGACCAACAACAACGACAACTAATCCAATCACATTGACAATATCTACAACTGGTACTTCCGGATATAAATCAACGACAACAGACCCATCAACAACAACAGCAGATCCAAAAACAACTATAACAGGAATAACAACAACTACTTCTGAACCCAGTCCTATACTTACCAAACAAAACCAAATTCCAGTTAATAGTAATTTGTTTAACATTGAAGATAAAGGACTCCGAAATAAAAGCAGCTTTAACGAGATTTTGCATAAGTCCCAACAGAAAAAATCTCATTTGAATGTAACTAACAATAACGATTTGTCATTGACTAAATTAAACACAACCAATCAACTATCAGGTAGCTCTATACCTTCATCTAGTTCACCTCTGCAGTCTAGGGTACCGACAGCAGTTTACAACGTAAAGCCAGAATCAAGCGAATATATAATGCCTACCCTGTCATATCGGTCGATTCCAACATCTGTTATGTCTGATAACATTGCATCAACATTTACACCAAGTACTGATTTTCTGTCCGATACAAGAACGATATCTAAAATAAGGCATGAACCAACTCTCCATTCGAGCACACCGTTCATGAGTCCAGGACTAAAAAATAGTAACATCGTAACAACTACTGCTTCATCAGAAGTAAACTCTATGCATACATCATCTTTACCATACGAGACAATAATCAATACAACGTCTCTCCCAGATGTTGTAAGTGTTGAAAATATCCACACGAACAAATCGCTAGAAAAGAAGGAAAATCCGAACAGTAATTCTAATTTTCCTACCGTTCCTATATTCCATATATTCTCACGAACTAATGATAACAAGAAGATCATACAAAGTGAAAATTTACTTATTCTGAAGGATACACCCGCCATGGAAAAAACTAAATTCCTAATGAGTGGTAACACTAAATCCGATATTGTTTCTGAAGAACAGAAAACAACTCCCGTAAACATATTTAGTGTAAATGTTGCTACTTCAGTACTCACGTCTGAATTACAGCCAATCACAACACCACACACAACGACAACATTTCAACCAATCACCACCAAGAAAACAAAACCACTTCCATCCCACTTATTCGTACCTATAAGACCAATAGTACCTATTGCTGTTACGCTGTTTGATATTGGACGTGAGCTGTACTCGAGTTGTACACAACATTCGCAATGTCCAGAGCATGCGCAGTGCAGACCAAATACGTGTCAAGGTTACATGTGTCTGTGTGAAGAAGGGTACATTGCTAGTGAAGATCGTAAATTCTGTCTGAGAG CTATCCGGAATGGCGAAAGATGTGACCCAAGGACAGACAAATGTTTGTCTAAATTTTCCATGTGTGCTGGTGTATGTAAATGCTTGGAATTTTTCGAGCATACAAGAGATGGTCGATGTAAGCTTCCAAATGCTGGTTATCTTGGTGATGACTGCTCAAAACGAGGCTGCCAGTATCCATCTAAATGTGTAGATGGTAGATGTCGCTGTGTACATCCTTTCCGGAAGTTATCAGCAGAAGAGTTCTGGATATCTCCACAGTCAACGTTACAGTGTAGAATGCATGATTATTCGCTTG ataaATGCAATGGTTCTTACATTCAAGTTCCACGTGATCTCCGGCCAAATATAACTACGCTTCCTCAGGACACGATAG tatcaAAAATGACAACAGATATCCCAAATGTAACACCAATTTTACCGGAAGCTGACTTTCCAGGAGAGAAACCCGATAAACCAGAGGTTATAAGAAGTGGCGTCG ATCAGCTCATCTTACCAATATCTATAGTTGGTGTTTTCCTTGTGAACGTCATTGCTGCAATCATTGTATTAGTCTGTAGACGTAAACGGCG TTCAGATCGAGCACGAAACCTCGATGAAGCAAAGAAAAGGAAACTGGTGGAAGAGCAGAAACAGAAACACCGGTTTAAGATACCACGCCCTAATGTCCACCCTCCAGAATACTCAAACATTATTGACAATTCAAGCAGTGATAGCTCGACATATTACAACTATTTAAATACGGGCTTCTCCACTTTTCACGAGGAAAATGACACGTACGAGGAAATAGACAAAAAGGTCTTAAAAGGAAGCTTGTAG